A single region of the Sciurus carolinensis chromosome 14, mSciCar1.2, whole genome shotgun sequence genome encodes:
- the LOC124964249 gene encoding olfactory receptor 13D1, whose product MKMGNYSAVTEFFLVGLSQYPELQSFLFVLCLIMYKIILLGNGLLIIISILDPHLHTPMYFFLGNLSFLDICYTSSSIPPMLIIFMSERKSISFLGCALQMVISLGLGSTECVLLAVMAYDRFVAICNPLRYPIIMNRVLYMHLAVWSWAIGYSNSLVQTVLIMVLPFCGNNVIDHLTCEILALLKLVCSDISMNVLIMTVASAILLVIPLLLIFVSYIFILSSILRINSAEGRKKAFSTCSAHLTVVILFYGSALFMYMKPKSKNTKVSDEIIGLSYGVITPMLNPIIYSLRNKEVKEAVKKTLNRHLHLTKI is encoded by the coding sequence ATGAAGATGGGGAATTATTCTGCAGTGACTGAATTCTTTCTGGTGGGACTTTCCCAGTATCCAGAACTCCAGAGTTTTCTATTTGTACTCTGCCTCATCATGTACAAGATAATCCTCCTAGGAAATGGTCTCCTCATTATCATCAGCATCCTGGATCCTCACCTCCatactcccatgtacttctttcttgGAAATCTCTCATTCTTAGACATCTGTTACACATCATCATCCATTCCCCCAATGCTTATTATATTTATGTCAGAGAGAAAATCTATCTCCTTTCTTGGCTGTGCTCTGCAGATGGTTATCTCCCTTGGCTTGGGCTCCACTGAATGCGTCCTCCtggctgtgatggcctatgacaggTTTGTAGCTATCTGCAACCCACTGAGGTATCCCATCATCATGAACAGGGTGTTATACATGCACTTGGCTGTGTGGTCCTGGGCCATAGGCTATTCCAACTCCTTAGTGCAAACAGTCCTGATAATGGTGTTGCCTTTCTGTGGTAACAATGTTATTGATCATCTTACTTGTGAGATCCTGGCTCTCCTAAAACTTGTATGCTCAGATATATCAATGAATGTGCTTATCATGACAGTGGCAAGCGCTATTTTACTGGTGATTCCTCTGCTGTTAATTTTTGTGTcctatattttcattctttcttctatcCTAAGAATTAATTCTGCTGAGGGGAGAAAAAAAGCCTTTTCTACCTGTTCAGCCCACCTGACTGTGGTGATCTTATTCTATGGGTCAGCCCTTTTCATGTACATGAAGCCCAAGTCGAAGAACACCAAAGTATCTGATGAAATTATTGGACTGTCTTATGGAGTGATAACCCCAATGTTGAATCCCATCATCTATAGCCTGAGGAATAAGGAAGTAAAAGAAGCTGTGAAGAAAACTTTGAACAGACACTTGCATCTAACGAAAATATGA